The proteins below are encoded in one region of Salvelinus fontinalis isolate EN_2023a chromosome 10, ASM2944872v1, whole genome shotgun sequence:
- the LOC129863760 gene encoding jeltraxin-like, translating to MISVLLNVLVLMSVWGLTGARYRTTPSGPSTLDLRGQVFTVTYRGELTMYTDAISPSPYSSPSPSPDSSPSPSPYSSPSPYSSPSPSPYSSPSPYSSPSPSPSSSTTLNPYTSYPYTTSSPTPSALTVCLRYMAEEGKDLTLFSLTQGNYWNLLLKRYYGMDHLSIYSSSQDFRSYKLLMGVTEPRPWTSLCVTWEKKTGLAQVWRGGTVSVRKRVFGQVTNGPPVLKVYKFEGQVTDVEVWDRVLSPRWIMGYMSGWQSYWSYSPGNVLTWSNAIYSTNGEIFLEENTYNSDHQSIRGHDQRTGPVKRKTKRKFEWRKSENAEQRQRAWL from the exons ATGATTTCGGTGCTGCTTAACGTTCTTGTGCTGATGTCGGTGTGGGGCCTAACTGGGGCAAGATATCGAACAACCCCATCAG GCCCCTCCACCTTAGACCTGCGTGGTCAGGTGTTTACAGTGACATATAGAGGGGAACTCACCATGTACACAGATGCGATCTCGCcctctccctactcctctccctccccttctcccgactcctctccctccccttctccctactcctctccctccccttactcctctccctccccttctccctactcatctccctccccttactcctctccctccccttctccttccTCATCCACCACCTTGAATCCCTACACCTCGTATCCCTACACTacctcctctcccactccctctgctctgactgtgtgtcTGCGTTACATGGCCGAGGAGGGAAAAGACTTGACTCTCTTCAGCCTCACTCAGGGGAACTACTGGAACCTTTTACTGAAAAGGTATTATGGGATGGACCACCTCTCCATCTATTCCTCCTCCCAGGACTTTCGCTCCTATAAGCTGCTCATGGGGGTCACAGAGCCACGCCCCTGGACCAGCCTGTGTGTTACCTGGGAGAAAAAGACAGGCCTGGCCCAGGTGTGGAGAGGCGGGACTGTCAGCGTCAGGAAGAGGGTGTTTGGCCAG gtgaccAATGGGCCTCCTGTCTTGAAAGTGTATAAGTTTGAGGGTCAGGTAACTGACGTGGAAGTGTGGGACAGAGTCCTCTCCCCAAGATGGATAATGGGCTACATGTCTGGGTGGCAGTCCTACTGGTCCTACAGCCCTGGTAATGTGCTAACCTGGTCCAATGCCATCTACTCCACCAATGGAGAGATCTTTCTGGAGGAAAACACTTATAACTCTGACCATCAGTCTATCAGAGGCCACGACCAGCGCACAGGACCAGTGAAAAGGAAGACAAAGAGAAAGTTTGAATGGAGGAAGAGTGAGAATGCAGAGCAGAGACAGAGGGCATGGCTGTAG